GTCCCGAGTAGGTGGCCGTAGTGGCcgttggaaccggcggtgatgctgattatcaccgccggttcgtaacacgaaccgttggtgatgtccTGCGGgcatatcaccgccggtttgtaacacaaaccggcggtgataagaagcatcaccaacggttcgtgttacaaaccggcggtgataagcCTGTACAGTACAAAACCCCAacccctccttcctcctaccacctttcttctccaacccgACGGCCACACCTCTCTCCTCCATTGTTGCTGCCGGATTTTGCCGAAATTCTCATGAAACCTCACCATTTTTTATGTATTGGCTCCACCAACTTATTCTAAGGTTAGTAGCCATCAATTCATTGGCTTTGTACCCATTTTCTTGGGATTAATGATGCATTTCGTGATGAATTGATCAAGGAGGgcttttttctccatttttggaTCATTTCTCATCATTGGGGcttctttttttgttgtttgagtGAACCAACTTGTGATAGGTTTGTAGCTAGCAATCCATTTGATTCATAGCCTTTATCTTAGGATTAGTCATTCATTTTGTGATGAATTGATCAAGGAGagtctctttttcttcactttaGGATAAATTCTCATGAACACTCATCATGAAGTCATCATGGAGGCTCATTAAATTTTGAGGACTGGACTTCACATATTTGATTCAAGGTAAGAACTAGCtctttatggttagattgttGTCATAATTGCGATGATTGGGATGTAAGGGGTCTTTCTTAATTAGTTTATAGGATATTTATTAATTGTGATGATCGAGATGTAAATgctttttcttaattaatttagaTGGTATTTCTTAGTTTTGATGATAAGGAACTTGACAAAAATTGAAGTAGATATTTTAATTATTGAAGTAAAGCCTCTTTCTTAATTGATTTAGATGGCCCTTAAAGTGTGATATTTGTTACGAAACTTGATAAATTGAAAATCTATGTGTTGAGATGATAATTTTACTAAATTCAGATTCTTGGATGTTTTCTTGTGTGCATAGATGAATCGAGGTTGGATGTACGGTACAAAGGCTGGAAATTTGGATTTTGTCAATGGTGTGGACTCGTTTGTGCAGACTGCCAAGGCACACAAGAATCTACAAGATGATGGCTACGTGTATTGCCCATGCATTGATAGCAAAAATCAGAAGCAGTTTGGCAATGTTGAGCAGATCCGCTTTCATCTGTTATTTAGAGGTTTTATGCCCAACTACCAAGTTTGGAACAAGCACGGTGAGGTTGGTGAGACAATGCACTCCGTCCATGAGGACAGGCATGAAACAGTGGAGGAAACAACTAACCCAGAAATAGTAGAGGAAACCGAACATGAAAGCGTAAATGAAACCATGCAGGAAACATTAGTTGCTGATGATGTTGTAGATGCACTAGACCAGATGATACGTGATGCGGAACCGGACTTTCTTGACAAAAAGAATCTGAAGAAGTTGGAGCAGATGAggatagatgcaagaacaccACTTTACCCAAGTTGCAGCGTGTCTAAACTTGAAGCAAACCTGATGCTattggagatgaagtctagtaaTAGTTTGTCAGACAAGAGATTTGATGATTTGTTAAGCTTATTGCAGAAGTTGCTGCCAAGCCCTAACGGGTTGCCTGAAAACACATACCAGGCGAAGCAAATGATTTGCCCAATGGGACTGGAGGTACAAAAGATCCATGCATGCCCTAAGGATTGCATCTTGTATCACGGCAAATATGAAGACTTGGATGCATGTCCAGTGTGCTCAGCTTCATGGTACAAATGTCCTGAATCAGCATTGTCAATGAAAGGTGACCGCAACAAACGACCACCTGCCAAGGTCGTCTGGTATTTTCCTATCATTCCTCGTTTGAAACGGTTGTTTGCAAACGCGAAGACTGCCAAGCTAATGAGGTGGCATGCCGAAGATCGACTCGCTGATGGGAATctcagacacccagcagatggtTCACAGTGGAGAGCTATCAACTACAAATACAAGAATCGGTTTGCAAAGGAAATAAGAAACATAagattcggtttgagtacggatgggatGTGTCCTTTTAACATGGTGAGCAGCAAACACAGTACGTGGCCTGTAACTCTTtgcatatacaaccttcctccttggttgtgtatgaagcggaccTACATCATGATGCCATTACTAATCCAAGGGCCAAAACAACCTGGAAATGATATCGATGTGTATTTGGAACCACTGGTGGATGATCTAATGAAGTTGTGGAACGATGGTGTCAAGGTGTGGGATGAGTACAAGCGAGAACACTTCACTCTGAAGGCAATGTTGTTTGTAACAATCACAGACCTTCCCGGCCTTGGTAGCTTAGCAGGCCAAGTAACGAAGGGTTACAAGGGATGTGTGGTTTGTTTGGATGATACCAACGCAAGATGGTTGAAGAATAGCAACAAAATGgtttacatgggtcatcgtaggTTCCTTCCAAAGGCTCACCCATATCGCCGGAACAAGAAATCCTTTGATGGTACAAAGGATGAACGTTTACCTCCCAAGTTTCTAGATGGGAAGGAGATATACAAGAAGGTTAGTAAACTAAGAGTTGTACTAGGAAAGGGCAAAGGAAGTGTACCCGCTCCAGCTGATTCGTTGTGGAAAAAAATTCCTTGTTCTGGAGACTCCCTTATTGGCAGGACTTGATTGTTCGTCACGCACTTGATGGCATGCATCTAACTAAAAATGTTACCGAGAGCACGCTCGGAACATTAATGGCCATGAAAGGTAAAGGAAAAGACTCACTTGAAACTCGACAGGACCTGCAAGATATGAATGTCAGAAGTGAGCTGCATCCAATTACTCAACATGATGGGAAGACGAAGCTTCCGGTTGCATCTTGGACCTTGGATaaaattgagaaaaagaaaatttgtAGCTTCTTCCACGAACTCAAAGTGCCAACGGGCTACTCATCAAACATCAGAAGGCTTGCGAACATGAAGGAGTT
This genomic interval from Panicum virgatum strain AP13 chromosome 8K, P.virgatum_v5, whole genome shotgun sequence contains the following:
- the LOC120645674 gene encoding uncharacterized protein LOC120645674 encodes the protein MHSVHEDRHETVEETTNPEIVEETEHESVNETMQETLVADDVVDALDQMIRDAEPDFLDKKNLKKLEQMRIDARTPLYPSCSVSKLEANLMLLEMKSSNSLSDKRFDDLLSLLQKLLPSPNGLPENTYQAKQMICPMGLEVQKIHACPKDCILYHGKYEDLDACPVCSASWYKCPESALSMKGDRNKRPPAKVVWYFPIIPRLKRLFANAKTAKLMRWHAEDRLADGNLRHPADGSQWRAINYKYKNRFAKEIRNIRFGLSTDGMCPFNMVSSKHSTWPVTLCIYNLPPWLCMKRTYIMMPLLIQGPKQPGNDIDVYLEPLVDDLMKLWNDGVKVWDEYKREHFTLKAMLFVTITDLPGLGSLAGQVTKGYKGCVVCLDDTNARWLKNSNKMVYMGHRRFLPKAHPYRRNKKSFDGTKDERLPPKFLDGKEIYKKDLIVRHALDGMHLTKNVTESTLGTLMAMKGKGKDSLETRQDLQDMNVRSELHPITQHDGKTKLPVASWTLDKIEKKKICSFFHELKVPTGYSSNIRRLANMKELKFNMSCMKAHDCHVIMTQLLPVALRGVLPVKVRDPIIKLCSFFNAISHKVIDPNTLDKLQADLIHTINRLEMHFPPTFFDISVHLITHLVAQIKALGPIFLHQMFPFERLMSVLRKYVRNRYRPEGCMVNGWSTEEAVEFCTYYLDLNRMGVPVSRHEGRLGGRGMIGEQSVRIDDLASFNQAHFTVLQQASVVSPYIEMHKRELQGKYRGRSEAWLTKQHKEEFGSWLRLKLAGVDTGNAQLDLLAIGPSSTVLKFQGYEINAYTFYTRKQDEKSTNQNSGVRIDAYNDNRQLETYYGFIEEIWELEYGPLKIPLFRCQWIKLPKGVFTDKYGMTVVDLTNIGYRDEPFIWAKDVVQVFYAKDLANEGKHVVLQGKRKIVGVENMTEDEEKGFQDMPPLGPDIDLPVFEEGEEPAYVRLDHNEALIVN